One segment of Anaerolineae bacterium DNA contains the following:
- the tkt gene encoding transketolase, which yields MNKGIDNWSKLDELCINTIRTLSMDAIQKANSGHPGAPMGLASAAYVLWTRILKHNSDNPDWLDRDRFVLSGGHASMLLYSLLYLSGYDLSLDDIKNFRQMGSKTPGHPEFGHTPGVETTTGPLGQGFANAVGMAMAEQHLAATYNRPDCEIVDHHTFVMCGDGDMMEGITSEAASLAGHLGLSRLICIYDDNKISIEGSTDISFTEDVAQRFKAYNWHVNQVEDGNDLDAIYNALVASKQETDKPSLIMLSTHIAFGSPNKQDSSDAHGAPLGEDEVRLTKQRLGFPESDTFYVPEQVLDIFKKYTARGKEAESKWQERFEIYTDRYPDLAERWTDAVSNTLKDGWDAELPHFEGSVATRAASGKALNAIAEKVASLIGGSADLAPSNNTIIKSSHDFQKNMYDGRNIRFGVREHAMGAILSGMAIHKGLRPYGGTFLVFADYMRPSIRLASMMKLPVIYVFTHDSIAVGEDGPTHQPVEHIASLRAIPGLTLIRPADAVDTAEAWRIAMKSVNGPVALILSRQKLPVLDRSKYGPAEGLANGAYILYDSKGSDSEDKPDLILIASGSEVHIALTAAGILADQGVSVRMVNMPSWELFEKMPREYKDKVLLPDVEKRIAVEAGIPMGWERYVGTSGKIIGITGFGVSAPGGKVMGKFGFTSENIVKKAIELLK from the coding sequence ATGAACAAAGGGATAGATAACTGGTCTAAACTTGATGAACTTTGCATAAATACGATCCGCACGCTTTCCATGGACGCCATCCAAAAGGCCAATTCCGGCCATCCTGGCGCGCCGATGGGGCTTGCGTCAGCAGCATATGTGCTCTGGACCCGGATTTTAAAACACAATTCAGACAATCCCGACTGGCTGGACAGGGACCGGTTTGTGCTTTCCGGAGGTCACGCATCAATGCTTCTTTACAGCCTGCTATATCTTTCAGGTTATGATCTGAGCCTGGATGATATAAAAAATTTCAGGCAAATGGGCAGCAAAACCCCGGGGCATCCTGAATTCGGACATACTCCGGGCGTTGAAACAACAACCGGTCCCCTGGGGCAGGGTTTTGCCAATGCAGTTGGCATGGCAATGGCTGAACAACACCTTGCGGCAACATATAACCGCCCTGATTGTGAGATTGTGGATCACCATACATTTGTAATGTGTGGCGACGGGGACATGATGGAGGGGATAACATCTGAAGCCGCATCACTTGCCGGCCACCTCGGTCTTTCCAGGTTGATCTGTATTTATGATGATAACAAAATTTCTATCGAAGGAAGCACGGATATATCCTTTACGGAAGATGTCGCCCAAAGATTCAAGGCATACAACTGGCATGTGAATCAGGTTGAGGATGGAAATGATCTGGATGCGATTTATAATGCTCTTGTTGCGTCAAAGCAGGAAACTGATAAGCCCTCCCTGATTATGCTGAGCACACATATTGCATTTGGCAGCCCAAACAAACAGGACTCGTCAGATGCCCATGGAGCGCCCCTTGGTGAAGATGAAGTTAGGCTTACAAAGCAAAGACTGGGCTTTCCTGAATCAGATACATTTTACGTTCCTGAGCAGGTTCTTGATATATTCAAAAAATATACTGCCCGGGGAAAGGAAGCAGAATCAAAATGGCAGGAAAGATTCGAGATCTACACAGATAGATACCCTGATCTTGCAGAAAGATGGACAGATGCTGTAAGCAACACATTAAAGGATGGATGGGATGCGGAACTGCCGCATTTCGAAGGCTCCGTTGCAACGCGCGCAGCATCCGGCAAGGCGCTCAATGCTATTGCAGAAAAGGTTGCCTCTCTTATTGGTGGATCCGCTGATCTCGCTCCTTCAAACAATACAATTATCAAATCTTCCCATGATTTTCAAAAAAATATGTATGACGGCAGGAATATCCGTTTTGGCGTCAGGGAGCATGCCATGGGGGCTATCCTGTCCGGCATGGCGATTCATAAGGGTTTGAGGCCGTATGGTGGCACTTTCCTTGTGTTTGCGGATTATATGCGTCCTTCAATACGCCTTGCAAGCATGATGAAATTGCCTGTAATATATGTTTTTACTCATGACAGTATTGCGGTTGGCGAAGATGGTCCAACGCACCAGCCGGTTGAGCATATAGCGAGTTTAAGGGCCATTCCAGGGCTGACCTTAATCCGTCCCGCAGATGCCGTGGACACAGCAGAAGCATGGCGTATTGCGATGAAGAGTGTTAATGGTCCCGTAGCCCTGATCCTGAGCCGCCAGAAGCTTCCTGTATTAGACAGATCAAAATATGGCCCGGCAGAGGGGCTTGCAAACGGCGCCTATATCTTGTATGATTCAAAGGGGTCTGATTCAGAGGACAAACCAGACTTGATCCTGATTGCCAGCGGCTCAGAGGTTCATATAGCTCTAACAGCGGCCGGAATTCTTGCGGATCAAGGCGTTTCAGTCAGGATGGTCAATATGCCGAGCTGGGAACTTTTTGAAAAAATGCCGCGGGAATATAAGGATAAAGTCCTGTTGCCGGATGTGGAAAAGCGCATTGCCGTTGAAGCCGGCATTCCGATGGGATGGGAACGATATGTCGGAACCAGCGGGAAAATAATCGGCATAACCGGTTTTGGAGTTTCAGCGCCCGGTGGAAAAGTTATGGGAAAGTTCGGATTTACGTCTGAAAATATAG
- a CDS encoding calcium/sodium antiporter, translated as MLAWALFVIGLLMLYYGAEWLVKGASSLARSLGLTPMVIGLTVVAFGTSVPELVVSVISSLQQKSMIAVGNVVGSNICNIALVLGLAALFIPIKGNSSVVKRDIPIMLGISLCLLLISLNSQIGRLEGATMVGGIILYTWFNYRFAVKETKYTASKENYTAELAGGEIGYISSKAKQITLIFAGIVFVVSGAEILIDSAVKIMQVFSISEKFIGLTIVAFGTSLPELAISVVAAIRKEMDISLGNIFGSNIFNILGVLGIASLVRPILIPGGFIQSGLLIDYLVMIFIGFLPWLMMRKKCMLMKKDGVVLLSGYVGYIAYLTIKSL; from the coding sequence ATGCTTGCCTGGGCTTTATTTGTTATAGGATTGTTGATGCTTTACTATGGGGCGGAGTGGCTTGTAAAGGGGGCGTCCAGTCTCGCGCGAAGCCTTGGTTTAACGCCTATGGTTATAGGCTTGACGGTAGTTGCATTCGGCACTTCGGTACCAGAGCTCGTTGTAAGTGTTATTTCTTCTTTACAACAAAAAAGCATGATTGCTGTGGGAAACGTTGTGGGCAGCAATATTTGCAACATCGCTCTTGTTCTCGGGCTTGCAGCATTATTTATACCAATTAAAGGTAATAGCTCTGTTGTTAAGAGAGATATACCTATTATGCTCGGGATATCTTTATGCCTTTTGCTGATTTCTCTCAATTCTCAAATAGGAAGGCTTGAGGGAGCTACTATGGTGGGAGGAATCATCCTGTACACATGGTTTAACTATCGCTTTGCCGTGAAAGAAACAAAATATACGGCAAGCAAAGAAAACTATACCGCTGAGCTTGCAGGTGGTGAAATTGGATATATTTCCTCAAAGGCAAAACAGATCACACTTATTTTTGCAGGGATTGTATTTGTAGTATCAGGCGCGGAGATACTGATTGATTCAGCAGTAAAAATAATGCAAGTATTTAGTATAAGTGAAAAGTTTATCGGGTTAACGATAGTTGCTTTCGGGACTTCACTGCCTGAACTTGCCATTTCTGTTGTTGCCGCGATAAGAAAGGAGATGGATATCAGCCTTGGCAACATTTTTGGGAGTAACATTTTCAATATACTTGGAGTACTCGGGATTGCATCGCTGGTCAGGCCTATTTTGATTCCAGGCGGTTTTATTCAGAGCGGTTTACTAATTGATTACCTGGTCATGATATTTATCGGTTTTTTACCATGGCTGATGATGAGAAAGAAATGCATGCTTATGAAAAAGGATGGCGTTGTCCTTTTATCAGGATATGTCGGATACATCGCTTATCTGACAATTAAATCATTGTAA
- a CDS encoding response regulator yields MKEKLEILLLDDEAIVGNRLGPAIKKAGYGVEVFDDPQKALNRINEKEFDIVVTDIMMADVNGIQVLEQVKKKSDRTKVIIITGYATVALAREAMDKGAFDMIAKPFSPNDLRILIAKAAASLGYKKEIVAEA; encoded by the coding sequence ATGAAAGAAAAATTAGAAATTCTGCTATTGGATGATGAAGCTATAGTTGGGAACAGATTGGGGCCTGCGATTAAAAAAGCTGGTTATGGTGTAGAAGTATTTGATGATCCCCAAAAAGCTCTAAACAGGATCAATGAAAAGGAGTTTGATATTGTTGTTACTGATATAATGATGGCTGATGTGAACGGAATCCAGGTTTTAGAACAGGTGAAAAAAAAATCAGACAGAACCAAAGTTATTATTATTACAGGGTATGCGACGGTAGCTCTAGCCCGTGAAGCAATGGACAAAGGCGCTTTTGATATGATAGCCAAGCCATTCAGTCCTAACGATCTCCGTATCTTAATTGCAAAAGCAGCTGCTTCCCTTGGTTATAAAAAAGAAATTGTAGCAGAAGCATAA
- a CDS encoding universal stress protein, which produces MNKILVPLDNFSEISLNAARYAVEFAKRSGSKPIFLFLSKDDKAMSDCFEPDIPQEKDRERKIRGKVELLIDKSTMEGINIEQYECRGEYIEKVCEFVRDLNIAEIVIAVPDKQDEYYQKIKKNISLLAQMTSCRVLTVKEKAKRFE; this is translated from the coding sequence TTGAACAAGATACTCGTACCTTTGGATAATTTTTCTGAGATATCGCTGAATGCGGCTCGTTACGCTGTTGAATTCGCCAAGAGAAGCGGCTCTAAGCCAATTTTTCTGTTCTTATCAAAAGATGATAAAGCAATGTCAGATTGTTTTGAGCCAGACATTCCTCAAGAAAAGGACAGAGAAAGAAAAATCAGGGGAAAAGTAGAGCTGCTTATAGACAAGAGTACTATGGAAGGAATCAACATTGAGCAGTACGAGTGCCGTGGTGAATATATAGAAAAGGTCTGCGAGTTCGTGCGGGATTTGAACATAGCCGAGATAGTGATTGCCGTTCCTGATAAACAGGATGAGTATTATCAGAAAATCAAAAAAAATATATCTTTACTGGCTCAGATGACATCTTGCCGTGTATTAACCGTAAAGGAAAAAGCAAAGAGATTTGAATGA
- a CDS encoding PEP/pyruvate-binding domain-containing protein encodes MFGLRKSIKKIFSGKKGEGPTSEKSPDDVIRSLFKTKYWNFKSLLSINNTILKIMSEMELALQGNKKFSMEFIRANCISISVNIYKLIEKINELSDNRYETLYHAFADIQYKINQIIEKKEEADEGRLVISIENINKDSAKHTGSKMANLGEIMDMEHLSVPHGFVITTSAYNLFLNHGSLQKKISQQLQSVDIEDITMLGNASANIEKLIMQSSVPLELEKAILAEYQCLEEKTEKDVKVSMRSSALGEDSQEASFAGQYHTELNVSSKELINSYKKVLASKYSPWAITYRFNKGFSDEDIVMCVGCVAMVEAVSSGVMYSRDPGNIHNNQIFINAVKGLGKSVVEGSTSPDLFVVSRKQPFQVVKKEIHAKDQETLTFSNKNLQTVKMPDTEKNLPAITDLQAQFLAKQAVMLEKHFQTPQDIEWTIEKNSQIKILQTRPLKQIIKEDNKYKDDSEIKVNNRVIISGGITASPGVACGPAFIVNSDEEIYKFPRGSVLVAKKSLPKWAAILNKAAAIVTDRGGITGHLATVAREFGIPALFDTIEATSKIKNKSIITVDAFARKVYEEKAEALLKANRAQHTSIIKGSPVYITLKKMLKHITPLNLTDPKAGNFTPDGCHTYHDITRLCHEKAVEEMFDYGKKNRNINTGKRLVANGLPTQWMLIDLGDGLKGAVEKNTVILENIASVPMLALWEGITAVEWEGPPPVDTKGLMSIMVESTMNRNLSPSNQSNYSQNDCAIISKNFCNLSCRFGYHYSVVQTFISDESRENYIKFCFKGGAADLTRKLRRMQLIKEILGKYDFQVQIHEDYMNATIEGYDKSFLIKRLKILGYLTMHTRQLDMIMGNPARAAYYKEKMLKDISSWFPQPRG; translated from the coding sequence ATGTTTGGATTAAGGAAATCAATAAAAAAAATCTTTTCGGGTAAAAAAGGGGAAGGCCCAACTTCCGAAAAATCGCCCGACGATGTTATCCGCTCCCTCTTCAAAACAAAGTACTGGAATTTCAAAAGTCTTTTAAGCATCAATAATACAATTCTTAAGATTATGTCGGAAATGGAATTGGCACTGCAGGGAAACAAAAAATTCAGCATGGAATTCATTCGTGCAAACTGCATATCCATTTCAGTAAATATATATAAACTCATTGAAAAAATAAATGAGCTTTCCGACAATCGTTATGAAACGCTCTACCATGCTTTTGCCGATATTCAATATAAAATAAATCAAATAATAGAAAAAAAGGAAGAGGCAGACGAAGGCAGACTGGTTATATCGATTGAAAATATAAATAAAGACAGCGCAAAGCACACTGGCAGTAAGATGGCGAATTTAGGCGAAATTATGGACATGGAACACCTTAGTGTTCCGCATGGTTTTGTTATTACAACCTCTGCATATAATCTGTTCCTGAATCATGGTTCTCTCCAAAAAAAAATCAGCCAGCAGCTTCAATCAGTTGATATTGAAGATATAACAATGCTGGGAAATGCCAGCGCAAATATCGAAAAGCTTATAATGCAATCAAGTGTTCCTTTAGAACTCGAAAAAGCAATACTTGCGGAATACCAGTGCCTGGAAGAAAAAACAGAAAAAGATGTCAAAGTATCAATGCGCAGCAGCGCCCTGGGCGAAGACAGCCAGGAAGCATCCTTTGCAGGTCAATATCACACAGAACTGAATGTAAGCTCTAAAGAACTTATTAACTCATATAAAAAAGTTCTTGCCAGCAAATATTCTCCATGGGCTATTACATACCGTTTCAATAAGGGCTTTAGCGATGAAGACATTGTCATGTGCGTTGGCTGTGTGGCAATGGTTGAAGCTGTTTCCAGTGGAGTTATGTATTCAAGAGATCCAGGCAACATCCACAATAATCAAATATTCATCAATGCAGTTAAAGGATTAGGCAAATCAGTGGTCGAGGGGAGCACATCACCTGATTTATTTGTGGTTTCCAGGAAGCAGCCATTTCAAGTGGTTAAAAAAGAGATTCATGCCAAAGATCAGGAAACTTTAACTTTTTCCAACAAAAATCTCCAAACCGTCAAAATGCCTGATACAGAAAAAAACCTGCCGGCTATCACGGATTTACAGGCCCAATTTCTGGCAAAACAGGCTGTTATGCTTGAAAAGCACTTTCAAACGCCACAAGATATCGAGTGGACTATAGAAAAAAACAGTCAGATAAAGATACTGCAAACCCGTCCGCTGAAACAGATAATAAAGGAAGACAATAAATATAAAGATGACTCAGAAATAAAGGTTAATAACCGTGTGATAATCAGTGGGGGCATTACAGCAAGCCCGGGCGTAGCATGCGGGCCGGCATTTATCGTGAACTCGGACGAAGAAATTTATAAATTTCCCAGAGGCTCTGTTTTAGTGGCAAAAAAATCCCTGCCTAAATGGGCGGCGATATTGAATAAAGCTGCCGCAATTGTAACAGATCGTGGAGGAATTACCGGTCATCTGGCTACCGTTGCAAGAGAATTCGGTATTCCGGCGCTCTTTGATACCATTGAAGCAACCAGCAAAATTAAAAATAAATCTATTATCACGGTTGATGCCTTTGCACGGAAAGTATACGAAGAAAAAGCCGAGGCATTATTAAAAGCAAACCGCGCGCAACATACCAGTATAATTAAAGGAAGCCCTGTTTATATAACCTTGAAAAAAATGCTGAAGCATATCACCCCGCTGAATCTTACTGATCCAAAAGCCGGCAATTTTACGCCTGACGGCTGCCACACATATCACGACATTACCCGCTTATGCCATGAAAAGGCCGTAGAAGAAATGTTTGATTATGGCAAAAAGAACAGAAATATAAATACAGGGAAAAGGCTGGTTGCAAATGGTCTCCCAACCCAGTGGATGCTTATTGATTTGGGAGATGGTTTAAAAGGAGCAGTGGAAAAAAATACTGTAATACTTGAAAATATAGCATCTGTCCCGATGCTTGCTCTATGGGAGGGAATAACCGCTGTAGAATGGGAGGGCCCGCCTCCTGTTGACACTAAAGGATTGATGTCCATAATGGTCGAATCTACCATGAATCGTAATTTATCCCCATCAAATCAATCAAATTATTCTCAGAATGACTGCGCCATTATTTCAAAAAACTTTTGCAATCTAAGCTGCCGGTTCGGTTATCATTATTCGGTTGTACAGACTTTTATCAGTGATGAGTCCAGAGAAAATTACATAAAATTCTGTTTCAAGGGCGGGGCTGCGGACCTTACCAGAAAGCTTCGCAGAATGCAGCTTATAAAAGAAATTTTAGGCAAATATGATTTTCAGGTACAAATACATGAAGATTACATGAATGCAACTATCGAGGGATATGATAAATCTTTTTTAATAAAACGTCTTAAGATACTTGGATATCTTACAATGCATACAAGGCAGCTTGATATGATAATGGGCAACCCTGCCAGAGCAGCTTATTACAAGGAAAAAATGCTAAAAGACATAAGCTCCTGGTTCCCACAACCACGTGGATAG
- a CDS encoding cytidylate kinase-like family protein — protein sequence MSIITITAGSYIGRQIAKSAAKRLDYEYIDSENILSLVSKEFGVSEPKLVRAFKEAPSGIGMFSKTKPEYIIFIETLIAECLLKNNIVYYGVVGLPLIQEVPHVLKVQIIANLEDRIKNRMKLDNISQDKASKVIEKEDEERTKWAEAVYDIDIANSNLYDLVINIGHIKGDDMEAALETIISTVKHKKFQPMTYSLRCMKNVAMSCRVRATLADIDSKMQVKSDEGTVYTYTKAIKKKAQDKVLEMKQKAMRIEGVKHIEVFIDYDLFTKVAHGQ from the coding sequence GTGTCCATTATAACTATTACCGCAGGTTCTTACATCGGAAGGCAAATAGCTAAAAGTGCCGCCAAAAGATTGGATTACGAGTATATAGATAGTGAGAATATTTTATCACTGGTTTCTAAGGAATTCGGTGTTTCTGAACCAAAGCTTGTTCGAGCTTTTAAAGAAGCACCATCAGGCATTGGCATGTTTTCCAAGACTAAACCTGAATATATAATATTTATTGAGACTTTGATCGCAGAGTGTTTGTTAAAAAATAATATAGTGTATTATGGGGTCGTCGGACTTCCACTTATCCAAGAGGTTCCTCATGTTCTCAAGGTCCAGATTATTGCTAACCTGGAGGACAGGATAAAAAACAGAATGAAGCTGGATAATATATCTCAGGATAAGGCAAGTAAAGTGATTGAAAAGGAGGATGAAGAGCGGACAAAGTGGGCTGAAGCTGTTTATGATATAGACATTGCAAATTCGAACTTATATGATCTTGTAATAAACATAGGGCATATCAAGGGCGATGATATGGAAGCTGCTCTGGAGACCATTATCAGTACCGTAAAACACAAGAAATTTCAGCCAATGACATATTCATTAAGATGCATGAAAAATGTTGCAATGTCATGTCGTGTCAGGGCGACTCTGGCTGATATAGATTCAAAAATGCAGGTAAAATCCGATGAAGGAACTGTATATACATATACTAAAGCAATAAAGAAAAAGGCGCAGGATAAGGTATTAGAAATGAAACAAAAGGCCATGAGAATTGAAGGGGTCAAACACATTGAGGTTTTTATAGATTATGATTTATTTACAAAGGTTGCGCATGGGCAGTAA
- a CDS encoding SLC13 family permease, with the protein MEANVLTTEMILVMMMIGVAVFLFIVEWIRVDMVAILMTIMLPLLHLVTPKEAFSGFSSNAVISIIAVIIIGAGLDKTGLINRLVKPVMKLAGNSASRVVIAMGATVAGISSFMQNIGAAALFLPAVRRVSKSMNIPLPQMLMPIGFCAILGGTVTLVGCSPLILLNDLLAPFNLKPFGLFDVTPIGLALVGSGIGFFIFFGRFVLPKGKIGDGGSADESIKGLASSYENIGDPFELKVPGDFTDFRDPLTIKDLREKYLVNIVAIAGRDGFKLLSVDSDMEIRSDVDIVAYGLRKNVEKMAKELGMQIKDSLELFQNEMSPAISGTIEAVVAPRSELIGKTLRKAHFWEQFQVNPLAIYRSDKAFYSGLSDFKLQSGDSILLQGTWERFNILQERHNFIFTTPVSEVIKPQKSLIAGFWLAVALVMIIIFKIQLSVCLMTGAFGMIVCRVLTIDEAYKSVDWRTIFLLAGLIPLGIATEKTGTAAWIAHTILNLMGDVSPVVLLTAIAVLSTFFTLVISNVGATVLLVPLVVNMALAAGIDPRMAALVVGLATSNSFMLPTHQVNALYMGPGRYRSVDFIKAGGIMTVLFITVLIGMLYLFYGV; encoded by the coding sequence ATGGAAGCGAATGTGTTAACAACAGAAATGATTTTGGTCATGATGATGATAGGAGTAGCGGTGTTCCTTTTTATTGTCGAATGGATTCGCGTTGATATGGTTGCTATACTAATGACGATTATGCTGCCTTTGCTTCATTTAGTTACACCTAAAGAAGCGTTTTCCGGTTTTAGCAGCAATGCAGTTATTTCTATCATTGCGGTTATTATCATAGGCGCTGGTCTGGACAAAACCGGACTCATAAACAGATTGGTTAAGCCGGTAATGAAATTGGCCGGCAACAGCGCGTCTCGGGTTGTTATTGCTATGGGAGCAACTGTAGCAGGAATTTCGAGTTTTATGCAGAACATCGGTGCTGCAGCTCTTTTCCTGCCTGCTGTCAGGCGTGTAAGCAAATCAATGAACATACCACTTCCACAGATGCTTATGCCCATCGGTTTTTGTGCAATTCTTGGCGGCACTGTAACTCTGGTGGGTTGCAGTCCGTTGATTCTTTTAAACGATTTGCTGGCTCCCTTTAATCTTAAGCCATTTGGCCTGTTTGATGTGACTCCTATTGGTTTGGCGTTAGTCGGGTCTGGAATCGGGTTCTTCATCTTTTTCGGACGGTTTGTGCTTCCTAAGGGAAAAATTGGAGATGGCGGTTCTGCTGATGAATCTATTAAGGGACTTGCAAGTTCTTACGAAAACATCGGCGATCCATTTGAGTTAAAAGTGCCTGGTGATTTTACCGATTTCAGAGATCCTTTGACGATTAAAGATTTAAGGGAAAAATATTTGGTAAATATTGTTGCGATTGCCGGAAGGGATGGTTTTAAGCTTCTTTCCGTTGATTCAGACATGGAGATAAGGTCTGATGTTGATATTGTTGCTTACGGACTGCGGAAAAATGTTGAGAAAATGGCCAAAGAACTTGGAATGCAGATTAAAGACTCTTTGGAATTATTCCAGAATGAAATGTCTCCAGCCATATCCGGAACCATTGAGGCCGTCGTTGCACCTCGTTCCGAGTTAATCGGCAAAACCCTGAGAAAGGCGCATTTCTGGGAACAGTTTCAGGTAAACCCATTGGCAATTTATCGTTCAGACAAGGCTTTTTATTCCGGGCTTTCAGATTTTAAACTGCAATCAGGTGATTCAATACTGCTTCAGGGTACTTGGGAACGGTTTAATATTTTACAGGAAAGACACAATTTTATTTTTACAACTCCGGTAAGTGAAGTTATTAAACCGCAAAAATCTTTAATAGCCGGTTTTTGGCTGGCAGTAGCCCTTGTAATGATAATTATATTTAAAATTCAGTTGTCGGTATGTCTTATGACCGGAGCCTTTGGAATGATTGTATGCCGGGTACTCACTATAGACGAGGCATACAAGTCTGTTGACTGGCGGACGATCTTCCTCCTTGCCGGACTTATTCCCTTGGGGATTGCAACCGAGAAAACAGGTACGGCGGCGTGGATTGCTCATACTATTCTTAATTTAATGGGCGATGTTTCTCCTGTTGTACTGTTGACAGCCATCGCAGTGCTTTCCACTTTTTTTACTCTCGTTATTTCAAATGTGGGCGCTACAGTACTTCTTGTGCCGCTTGTGGTTAATATGGCTCTAGCTGCGGGCATAGATCCCAGGATGGCTGCACTTGTGGTAGGCTTGGCGACTTCAAATTCGTTTATGCTGCCGACACATCAGGTTAATGCGCTTTATATGGGGCCAGGCAGATATAGAAGTGTAGATTTTATAAAGGCCGGCGGGATTATGACAGTATTATTTATAACAGTATTAATCGGCATGCTTTATTTATTTTACGGAGTTTAA
- a CDS encoding response regulator, which produces MKHKILLVDDEEITLKYLSKFLIKKGFDISTAMNGSEALEKIKQQDFITVLLDVLMPGIDGIETLREIKKIKPITEVIMLTGHASVQVAIEGMRLGAFDYLMKPFDRDELIEKLRLACEKRLFNEKGIDAVNIPEMTSNEPE; this is translated from the coding sequence ATGAAGCACAAGATATTGCTTGTTGATGATGAGGAGATAACGCTTAAATACCTTTCAAAATTCTTGATAAAAAAAGGTTTTGATATAAGTACGGCAATGAATGGCAGTGAAGCCTTGGAGAAGATTAAACAGCAGGATTTTATTACAGTATTGCTGGATGTTTTAATGCCGGGAATAGATGGCATAGAAACCCTCAGGGAAATAAAAAAAATCAAGCCGATTACAGAAGTAATAATGCTTACCGGCCATGCCTCGGTTCAGGTTGCCATTGAAGGCATGAGGCTGGGGGCATTTGATTATCTTATGAAGCCTTTTGATCGTGATGAACTTATTGAAAAGTTACGGTTGGCTTGTGAGAAAAGATTATTTAATGAAAAAGGTATAGATGCCGTCAATATACCGGAAATGACCTCGAACGAGCCAGAATGA